Proteins from a single region of Pseudomonas sp. BSw22131:
- a CDS encoding chemotaxis protein CheW — protein sequence MIEHSARRGSPVLPKHKLFLLFRIGTERYALEAVEVAEVLPRLTLKAIAHAPHWVAGVFAHRGRVVPVIDLSALTFGQPAQSRTSTRLVLVHYRAEADAPAQLLGLVLEQATDTLRCAPADFKEYGVDNRQAPYLGPVREDASGLVQWIRVQDLLGPSVRELLFPAQPLTVDAFEAMP from the coding sequence ATGATCGAGCACTCAGCCAGACGCGGGTCGCCCGTGTTGCCCAAGCACAAGCTGTTTCTGCTGTTTCGCATCGGCACCGAACGCTATGCGCTGGAAGCCGTTGAAGTGGCTGAAGTGCTGCCGCGTCTGACGCTCAAAGCCATCGCCCATGCGCCGCACTGGGTGGCCGGTGTGTTTGCCCATCGCGGCAGGGTTGTCCCGGTGATCGACCTGAGTGCACTGACGTTCGGGCAACCGGCGCAGTCGCGCACCAGCACGCGGCTGGTGCTGGTCCATTACCGGGCCGAGGCCGACGCGCCTGCGCAACTGCTGGGCCTGGTGCTGGAGCAGGCGACCGACACGCTGCGTTGCGCGCCTGCCGACTTCAAGGAATACGGTGTCGACAACCGCCAGGCGCCGTATCTGGGGCCGGTACGCGAGGACGCTTCCGGGCTGGTGCAATGGATCCGCGTTCAGGATTTGCTCGGCCCTTCGGTGCGCGAACTGCTCTTCCCCGCGCAGCCATTGACCGTTGACGCGTTCGAGGCGATGCCATGA
- a CDS encoding methyl-accepting chemotaxis protein, with protein sequence MKNWTLRKRILASFAVIIAIMLLMVVVSYTRLLSIQSNSEAVSNEALPGVYYSTLTRSAWVESYLRTLELLGEGEGRPLTQEEKEQYKEFEVRLETQLNNYRETIFDAADQAGFDSFQRMRQVFNKALNDTLHAYETNDFTTARQIFKGRVTPTWVDGRRQLNDIILQNKKMADDASSAISSSVTSAKISMGISLLIAVLAAGACGLLLMRTILAPMNRIVRILETMRTGDLSGRLNLDRNDEFGAVQTGFNDMVTELAALVSQAQRSSVQVTTSVTEIAATSKQQQATATETAATTTEIGATSREIAATSRDLVRTMTEVTSAADQASTLAGSGQQGLARMEETMHSVMGAADLVNSKLAILNEKAGNINQVVVTIVKVADQTNLLSLNAAIEAEKAGEYGRGFAVVATEVRRLADQTAVATYDIEQMVREIQSAVSAGVMGMDKFSEEVRRGMFEVTQVGEQLSQIIHQVQALAPRVLMVNEGMQAQATGAEQINQALVQLGDASSQTVESLRQASFAIDELSQVAVGLRGGVSRFKV encoded by the coding sequence GTGAAGAACTGGACGTTGCGTAAACGGATTTTGGCGAGCTTTGCCGTGATTATCGCGATCATGCTGTTGATGGTAGTGGTGTCATACACACGGCTATTGTCGATTCAGTCAAATTCAGAGGCCGTCAGCAATGAGGCCCTGCCAGGGGTTTATTACAGCACCCTGACTCGCAGTGCCTGGGTCGAGAGCTACCTGCGTACGCTGGAACTGCTGGGCGAGGGCGAAGGTCGACCTTTGACCCAGGAAGAAAAAGAGCAATACAAAGAGTTCGAGGTGCGCCTTGAAACCCAGCTCAATAACTATCGGGAAACCATTTTCGATGCGGCCGATCAGGCAGGTTTCGATAGCTTCCAGCGGATGCGTCAAGTCTTCAACAAGGCCTTGAACGACACGCTCCACGCCTATGAAACCAACGATTTCACCACTGCCCGGCAGATTTTCAAAGGGCGAGTGACCCCGACGTGGGTCGACGGTCGCCGCCAGCTCAACGACATCATTTTGCAAAACAAGAAAATGGCTGACGACGCCTCGTCCGCCATTTCATCCTCGGTCACGAGCGCCAAGATCAGCATGGGTATTTCGCTATTGATCGCCGTACTGGCGGCGGGCGCCTGCGGTCTGTTGCTGATGCGCACGATTCTGGCGCCGATGAACCGCATCGTGCGAATACTTGAAACCATGCGCACCGGCGATTTGAGCGGCCGACTGAACCTGGACCGCAATGACGAGTTCGGCGCCGTGCAGACCGGCTTCAACGACATGGTGACCGAGCTGGCCGCGCTGGTGTCCCAGGCGCAACGCTCTTCGGTTCAGGTGACGACCTCTGTCACTGAAATCGCTGCCACCTCCAAACAGCAACAGGCCACTGCCACGGAAACCGCCGCGACCACCACTGAAATTGGCGCGACCTCGCGTGAAATCGCCGCCACCTCGCGTGATCTGGTGCGCACCATGACCGAAGTCACCTCAGCCGCCGACCAGGCGTCGACCCTCGCAGGCTCCGGCCAGCAAGGCCTGGCCCGCATGGAAGAAACCATGCACTCGGTCATGGGCGCTGCCGACCTTGTGAACTCAAAGCTGGCGATCCTCAACGAGAAGGCCGGCAACATCAACCAAGTGGTCGTGACCATCGTCAAGGTCGCCGACCAGACCAACCTGCTGTCGCTCAACGCGGCCATCGAAGCCGAGAAAGCCGGTGAGTATGGCCGTGGTTTTGCCGTGGTCGCGACCGAGGTCCGGCGCCTGGCCGATCAGACCGCAGTGGCCACTTACGACATCGAACAAATGGTGCGTGAAATTCAGTCGGCCGTGTCTGCCGGCGTGATGGGCATGGACAAATTCTCTGAAGAAGTGCGCCGTGGCATGTTCGAAGTGACTCAGGTTGGCGAGCAGCTTTCGCAGATCATTCATCAGGTTCAGGCGCTCGCGCCCCGCGTACTGATGGTCAACGAAGGCATGCAGGCCCAGGCCACTGGCGCCGAGCAAATCAATCAGGCGCTGGTGCAACTGGGCGATGCCAGCAGTCAGACCGTGGAGTCCTTGCGTCAGGCCAGTTTCGCCATCGACGAGCTGAGTCAGGTGGCTGTCGGTCTGCGCGGCGGCGTGTCGCGCTTCAAGGTCTGA
- a CDS encoding hybrid sensor histidine kinase/response regulator — MTPDWMRDASLFELFTLEAEAQTQVLSAGLLALERNPTQADQLEACMRAAHSLKGAARIVGVDAGVSVSHVMEDCLVSAQEGRLSLKPEHIDALLMGTDLLMRIATPGASDVGPSDVNGYVALMNDLLTPLVTATPLGEPLSADEMLLANAQLLLGAVSPAPARPPEYYAPLPVEPLPAFLMSELEPESAPLPDTEADPEPAVKNNLARGEQRPVQGSERVLRVTAERLNSLLDLSSKSLVETQRLKPYLSAMQRVKRSQSGASRALDSLEALLDANVDPDAQKALEEARRLLSEAQHLLIQQTADLDEFGWQAGQRAQLLYDTALACRMRPFADVLVGQARMVRDLGRSLGKQVRLEIDGEKTQVDRDVLEKLEAPLTHLLRNAVDHGIEFPEQRLALGKSAEGLIQLKASHQAGLLVVELIDDGGGVDLDKLRTSIVARKLSPAETAAQLSEEELLSFLFLPGFSMRDKVTEVSGRGVGLDAVLHMVRQLRGGVELEQRAGEGSHFHIEVPLTLSVVRSLVVEVGGEAYAFPLAHIERMRDVQADEIVQLEGRQHFWHEERHVGLVAASQLLNRPQSQSAEEVLKVVVIRERDAVYGVAVERFIGERTLVVLPLDPRLGKVQDISAGALLDDGSAVLIIDVEDMLRSVEKLLNTGRVERIDRRNRQMDATPRKRVLVVDDSLTVRELERKLLLSRGYEVGVAVDGMDGWNALRAEDFDLLITDIDMPRMDGIELVTLLRRDSRLQSLPVMVVSYKDREEDRRRGLDAGADYYLAKASFHDDALLDAVVELIGDAQG; from the coding sequence ATGACCCCCGACTGGATGCGTGACGCTTCGTTGTTCGAACTCTTCACCCTCGAAGCCGAGGCGCAGACCCAAGTGCTCAGCGCCGGGCTGCTGGCGCTCGAACGCAATCCTACCCAGGCCGATCAGCTTGAGGCCTGCATGCGCGCAGCCCACTCGCTCAAAGGAGCTGCGCGTATTGTCGGGGTAGATGCTGGCGTGAGTGTTTCCCATGTCATGGAGGATTGCCTGGTCAGCGCCCAGGAGGGCCGCCTGTCCCTGAAGCCGGAGCATATTGATGCCCTGTTGATGGGCACTGATTTGTTGATGCGCATCGCCACGCCGGGTGCGAGCGATGTCGGCCCCTCGGACGTCAACGGTTACGTAGCGCTGATGAACGATTTGCTCACCCCGTTGGTGACTGCGACGCCACTGGGTGAGCCGCTTTCCGCTGATGAGATGCTGCTGGCCAATGCGCAGTTACTGCTGGGCGCTGTCTCACCGGCGCCCGCCAGGCCACCCGAATACTACGCGCCGCTGCCCGTCGAGCCTCTTCCCGCGTTTCTGATGTCTGAGCTGGAGCCCGAATCCGCGCCGCTGCCAGACACCGAAGCGGACCCGGAACCGGCCGTTAAAAACAACCTGGCCCGTGGCGAACAGCGCCCGGTTCAGGGTAGCGAGCGGGTGCTGCGGGTTACGGCTGAACGCTTGAACAGCCTGCTTGATCTGTCCAGTAAGTCGCTGGTCGAAACCCAACGCTTGAAGCCCTATCTGAGCGCCATGCAGCGCGTCAAACGCTCGCAGAGCGGGGCGAGCCGTGCGCTCGACAGCCTGGAAGCACTGCTCGATGCCAATGTTGACCCGGATGCGCAAAAGGCGCTGGAAGAAGCGCGGCGTCTGCTCAGTGAAGCTCAGCATTTATTGATTCAACAAACGGCTGACCTCGACGAGTTTGGCTGGCAGGCCGGGCAGCGCGCGCAACTGCTTTACGACACGGCCCTCGCGTGCCGGATGCGGCCGTTTGCCGATGTGCTGGTGGGGCAGGCCAGGATGGTGCGCGACCTGGGCCGCTCACTGGGTAAACAGGTGCGTCTTGAGATCGACGGCGAGAAAACCCAGGTCGACCGTGACGTGCTGGAAAAGCTCGAAGCACCGTTGACTCACTTGCTGCGCAATGCGGTAGATCACGGCATCGAATTCCCGGAGCAGCGCCTGGCCCTGGGCAAGTCTGCGGAGGGGCTGATCCAGCTCAAGGCGTCGCATCAGGCGGGTCTGCTGGTGGTCGAGTTGATCGATGATGGCGGGGGGGTCGATCTGGACAAGCTTCGCACCAGCATCGTGGCCCGCAAACTGTCCCCCGCCGAAACCGCTGCGCAACTGAGCGAAGAGGAGTTGTTGAGCTTCTTGTTCCTGCCTGGTTTCAGCATGCGCGACAAGGTCACCGAAGTGTCGGGCCGGGGCGTCGGGCTGGACGCCGTGTTGCACATGGTTCGCCAACTGCGCGGCGGCGTGGAACTGGAACAGCGCGCGGGTGAGGGCAGCCATTTTCATATTGAGGTGCCGCTGACCCTGTCAGTGGTACGCAGTCTGGTGGTGGAGGTGGGCGGCGAAGCCTACGCATTCCCGCTGGCGCACATCGAACGCATGCGCGACGTGCAGGCCGATGAGATCGTGCAACTGGAAGGGCGCCAGCATTTCTGGCACGAGGAGCGCCATGTGGGGCTGGTGGCCGCCAGTCAGTTGCTCAACCGTCCGCAGAGCCAGAGCGCCGAAGAGGTGCTCAAGGTGGTGGTCATTCGCGAGCGTGATGCGGTGTACGGCGTCGCGGTGGAGCGTTTCATCGGCGAGCGCACGTTGGTGGTGTTGCCGCTTGATCCGCGGCTGGGCAAGGTTCAGGACATCTCGGCGGGTGCGTTGCTCGACGATGGCTCCGCCGTGTTGATCATTGATGTCGAAGACATGCTGCGGTCGGTGGAAAAACTGCTCAATACCGGTCGCGTCGAGCGCATCGACCGACGCAACCGTCAGATGGATGCCACACCTCGCAAGCGCGTGTTGGTGGTCGACGACTCGTTGACCGTGCGAGAGCTGGAGCGCAAGTTGCTGCTCAGCCGCGGCTATGAAGTGGGGGTAGCGGTGGATGGCATGGACGGCTGGAATGCGTTGCGCGCCGAAGATTTCGATTTGCTCATCACTGACATCGACATGCCGCGCATGGACGGTATCGAACTGGTGACCTTGCTGCGACGCGACAGCCGTTTGCAGTCGTTGCCAGTGATGGTGGTTTCGTATAAGGACAGGGAAGAAGATCGTCGTCGAGGACTGGACGCGGGCGCGGATTACTACTTGGCCAAGGCCAGCTTCCACGATGACGCTCTGCTCGATGCCGTTGTGGAACTCATAGGAGATGCGCAGGGATGA
- a CDS encoding chemotaxis protein CheW: MSASHSQLVTDEAQTIDDCWNRIGIHGDRSCPLLVEHIHCRNCAVYSAAATRLLDRYALEVQDRDAVHSTLLAGEIKTRSVVVFRLGDEWLGLPTRCLIEVANVQTIHSLPHQRSRALLGVANVRGALVACISLVELLGLDTSSTAPTSARIMPRMLIVAADGGPVVVPVDEVDGIHAMEEQLLEAASVPGQHATARFTQGVLQWKSRSLRLLDEHQVLSAVNRSLT, from the coding sequence ATGAGCGCCTCACACAGCCAACTGGTCACCGACGAGGCGCAGACCATTGATGATTGCTGGAACCGGATCGGTATCCACGGCGATCGTTCTTGCCCTTTGCTCGTGGAGCACATCCACTGCCGCAATTGCGCGGTGTACTCGGCGGCCGCAACGCGGTTGCTGGACCGCTATGCGCTGGAGGTGCAGGACCGCGACGCAGTGCATTCAACCCTCTTGGCCGGCGAGATCAAGACCCGTTCCGTGGTGGTGTTTCGGCTGGGAGACGAGTGGCTGGGGTTGCCGACGCGTTGCCTGATAGAAGTGGCCAACGTTCAGACCATCCACTCGTTGCCACACCAGCGCTCGCGGGCGTTGCTGGGCGTCGCCAACGTACGTGGCGCGCTGGTGGCCTGTATCTCTCTGGTCGAATTGTTGGGCCTCGACACGTCGAGCACTGCGCCGACGTCAGCGCGAATCATGCCGCGGATGCTGATCGTCGCCGCTGATGGCGGCCCCGTGGTGGTGCCGGTGGATGAGGTCGATGGTATTCACGCCATGGAAGAACAATTGCTGGAGGCCGCTTCTGTCCCTGGTCAGCATGCAACCGCCAGGTTCACCCAAGGCGTTTTGCAGTGGAAAAGTCGCAGCCTGCGTCTGCTGGATGAACATCAGGTGTTGTCTGCCGTGAACCGGAGCCTCACATGA
- the ydcS gene encoding putative ABC transporter substrate-binding protein YdcS, translating to MSVHKTALLSAVITALFASGTLQAAEAVKAVGEGEGQLDIVAWPGYIERGDNDKAYDWVSGFEEETGCKINVKTAATSDEMVSLMTTGGYDLVTASGDASRRLIAGKRVQPIDPSLIPNWKNLDPRLVGGQWYVVDKKIYGTPYQWGPNVLLYNTDIFKTPPVSWSVVFEAQDLPDGKPNKGRVQAYDGPIYIADAALYLKTEQPDLEIEDPYQLTETQYSAVLELLRKQQPLIHRYWHDPTVQMSDVKNEGVAASGSWGYMVNGLRADKQPIASTIPQEGTTGWADTTMLHADAKHPNCAYKWMDWSLQPKVQGDIAAWFGSLPVVPQACNASDLLGAQGCTTNGTDLFEKIAFWKTPQAEGGRYVPYSRWAEDYITIMGGR from the coding sequence ATGTCAGTGCACAAAACCGCTCTTTTGAGCGCAGTAATCACCGCGTTGTTTGCCAGTGGCACGTTGCAGGCAGCCGAAGCGGTCAAGGCTGTTGGCGAGGGCGAGGGCCAGCTCGATATCGTGGCGTGGCCGGGTTACATCGAACGTGGCGACAACGACAAGGCTTATGACTGGGTCAGCGGTTTCGAGGAAGAGACCGGCTGCAAGATCAACGTCAAGACCGCCGCAACGTCGGATGAAATGGTCAGTTTGATGACCACAGGCGGTTATGACCTTGTGACCGCATCAGGCGATGCATCGCGTCGATTGATCGCCGGCAAGCGAGTGCAGCCTATCGACCCGTCGCTGATCCCTAACTGGAAAAACCTAGATCCGCGTCTGGTGGGCGGCCAATGGTATGTGGTCGATAAGAAAATCTACGGCACGCCCTATCAGTGGGGGCCGAACGTGCTGCTGTACAACACCGACATATTCAAGACTCCGCCCGTGAGCTGGAGCGTGGTGTTCGAGGCTCAGGACCTGCCGGACGGCAAACCGAACAAGGGCCGCGTACAGGCCTATGACGGGCCTATCTACATCGCCGATGCCGCGCTGTACCTGAAGACAGAACAACCGGATCTGGAAATCGAAGACCCTTATCAGTTGACCGAAACCCAGTACTCGGCGGTGCTTGAGCTGTTGCGAAAACAGCAGCCGCTGATTCACCGGTACTGGCACGACCCGACGGTGCAGATGAGTGACGTGAAAAACGAAGGCGTCGCGGCCTCCGGTTCCTGGGGTTACATGGTCAATGGGCTGCGAGCGGACAAACAGCCCATTGCATCGACCATCCCTCAAGAAGGCACCACCGGCTGGGCAGACACCACCATGCTGCACGCCGATGCAAAACACCCCAACTGCGCCTACAAATGGATGGACTGGTCGCTGCAACCCAAGGTTCAGGGCGACATAGCGGCCTGGTTTGGGTCGTTGCCCGTCGTACCGCAAGCCTGCAATGCCAGCGATTTGCTGGGTGCACAGGGCTGCACCACAAACGGTACCGACCTGTTCGAGAAGATCGCCTTCTGGAAAACCCCACAAGCCGAAGGCGGCAGGTATGTGCCCTACAGCCGATGGGCTGAGGACTACATCACGATAATGGGCGGGCGTTGA
- a CDS encoding tellurite resistance TerB family protein has translation MNTRGLLDQLLKSGQEMLQSKTGGAARAPGKSGSQGGLSDLLGKVGGGNLGSLLSGAGGGAAAAGAMGLLLGNKGARKMGGKVLTYGGLAALGVIAYKAYGNWQANQGNAPQTEPQTIDRVPPAQVEQHSEAILRALVAAAKADGHVDDRERELIEGEFTRLTGDQELQHWLHAELNKPLDPSDVARAAKTPEIAAEMYIASVMMVDEEHFMERAYLDELAKQLKLDPALKTELETQVRQAQ, from the coding sequence ATGAACACCCGTGGTTTGCTCGATCAGTTGCTTAAATCCGGCCAAGAGATGCTGCAGAGCAAAACCGGCGGCGCTGCTCGCGCTCCCGGCAAAAGTGGTAGCCAGGGCGGGCTGAGTGATTTGCTGGGCAAAGTGGGCGGCGGCAATCTGGGCAGCTTGTTGTCCGGTGCAGGCGGCGGCGCGGCAGCTGCAGGCGCGATGGGTCTGCTGCTGGGCAATAAAGGTGCCCGCAAAATGGGCGGCAAAGTGTTGACCTACGGCGGGCTGGCCGCGCTGGGTGTGATTGCCTACAAGGCTTATGGCAATTGGCAGGCTAATCAGGGCAACGCGCCACAAACCGAGCCCCAGACCATCGACCGCGTGCCACCCGCGCAGGTTGAGCAGCACAGTGAAGCGATCCTTCGCGCACTGGTGGCCGCTGCCAAAGCTGATGGGCATGTCGATGATCGTGAGCGCGAGTTGATCGAAGGCGAATTCACCCGCCTGACCGGCGATCAAGAGTTGCAGCACTGGCTGCACGCCGAGCTGAACAAACCGCTCGACCCGTCCGACGTGGCCCGCGCTGCAAAGACCCCGGAAATTGCTGCAGAAATGTACATCGCCAGCGTGATGATGGTGGACGAAGAGCACTTCATGGAGCGCGCGTATCTGGATGAGCTGGCCAAGCAGCTCAAGCTGGACCCGGCGCTCAAGACAGAGCTGGAGACCCAGGTTCGTCAGGCGCAGTGA
- a CDS encoding CheR family methyltransferase, whose translation MSEDARFFAFLKDRIGLDVASVGEAIIERAVRQRCNASHAQDSDAYWQLLNGSADEQQALIEAVIVPETWFFRYPESFATLGRLALARLAELSGVRPLRILSLPCSTGEEPYSIAMALFDAGIAPAQFKVDAMDISPLSIQRARRGVYGKNSFRGDQFGFRERYFQPVEDGYLLDERVRERVDFQSGNLLDPHMPLAQSAYDFVFCRNLLIYFDVPTQQLGFEALKRMTRDEGVLFIGPAEGSLLGRMGMSSIGIAQSFAFRRRDDTPAELPAAPFIWPNAEPSKAPIKPIVAAPARSPVRPAARPFASPTPVAASPLANAQGSDADALLQSMASLANEGKTADAKAACERYLKVYGPVAAVFYWLGLLSEVAGDAALAQGFYRKALYLQPQHPESLAQLAALLASQGDLAGARRLQERAARGVNKEGRSR comes from the coding sequence ATGAGTGAAGACGCGCGTTTCTTTGCGTTTCTCAAAGACCGCATTGGCCTGGACGTCGCGTCAGTGGGCGAGGCGATTATCGAGCGTGCCGTGCGTCAACGCTGCAACGCATCCCATGCCCAGGACAGTGATGCCTACTGGCAGTTGCTCAATGGCTCGGCGGACGAACAACAAGCGCTGATCGAAGCCGTTATCGTCCCCGAGACCTGGTTTTTTCGTTACCCCGAATCCTTCGCCACCCTGGGCAGACTGGCCTTGGCGCGTCTGGCCGAGCTGAGTGGCGTAAGGCCGTTGCGCATTCTCAGCTTGCCTTGCTCCACCGGCGAAGAGCCTTATTCGATTGCCATGGCACTGTTCGATGCCGGTATTGCGCCCGCGCAGTTCAAGGTCGATGCGATGGACATCAGTCCGTTGTCGATCCAGCGCGCGCGGCGTGGCGTGTACGGAAAAAACTCGTTTCGTGGCGATCAGTTCGGGTTTCGTGAGCGTTATTTTCAACCGGTCGAGGACGGCTATTTGCTGGATGAGCGCGTGCGTGAGCGGGTGGATTTCCAGTCTGGCAATCTGCTCGACCCGCACATGCCGCTGGCACAGTCAGCCTACGACTTTGTGTTCTGTCGCAACCTGCTGATCTATTTCGATGTGCCCACCCAGCAGCTCGGATTCGAAGCGCTCAAGCGCATGACCCGGGACGAAGGCGTGCTGTTCATCGGGCCGGCCGAAGGCAGTCTGCTCGGGCGCATGGGCATGAGTTCCATCGGCATCGCGCAGTCGTTCGCCTTCCGCCGACGTGACGACACGCCAGCCGAATTGCCGGCGGCGCCGTTCATCTGGCCCAATGCCGAACCCTCCAAAGCCCCGATTAAACCGATTGTTGCAGCACCTGCGCGCAGCCCGGTGCGTCCGGCAGCCAGGCCTTTCGCGAGTCCAACGCCGGTCGCTGCCTCGCCTTTGGCCAATGCGCAGGGCAGCGACGCCGACGCGTTGCTGCAAAGCATGGCGAGCCTGGCCAATGAGGGCAAAACCGCCGATGCCAAGGCGGCGTGCGAACGCTACCTCAAGGTGTATGGGCCGGTGGCGGCAGTTTTTTACTGGCTGGGCCTGCTCAGCGAAGTCGCGGGCGACGCAGCCCTGGCCCAAGGTTTTTATCGCAAGGCGCTGTACTTGCAACCCCAGCACCCTGAATCACTGGCACAACTGGCGGCTTTACTCGCAAGCCAGGGAGACCTCGCAGGTGCCAGGCGCTTGCAGGAACGCGCCGCGCGCGGCGTGAATAAAGAAGGACGCAGTCGATGA